One genomic window of Cydia fagiglandana chromosome 20, ilCydFagi1.1, whole genome shotgun sequence includes the following:
- the LOC134674631 gene encoding protein unc-45 homolog B, translating into MGVHSEEAETYKNKGNESYKTENYEEAIGYYSKAVDLSEKDSRDHATYLKNRAAAYLKTKEYDKVVKDCDEALRIVPEDPKALFRRAQALESLEKFEEAYRDAKAVFTVEPTNKAIQPVLARLHATVQERARQAAQTGNKVEQMFKLVFDIAEDKEKREKAMANLVVLAKENSGANIMFNNGVVQKIQQLLKVEKNQDIYTNAIRVISQLCKGNVERTKNIIKIVGIPWILEIIDSNVEERVSAAQYCLQVILNTFTGMDTKKDSKPDTKLCEEYKSEIDTLLSCLTYSITNRVITGEARDAIMELIMRNCHYTAINWAERFVEIKGLERLLEVCSELEEYKYESAMNITNSSRTIAAACLARIYDNMYYDQAREKFNSHVDEFVRDKLLAPDLESKVRVTVAITSLLRGPLDVGNYIISKEGIMEMILVMAQTEDPLQQKVSCECLIAAASKKDKARAIIDKGVDILKKLYQSKDDSVRVRALVGLCKIGSFGGDDASIRPFAEGSTKKLAEACRRFLVNPAKDKDMRKWAAEGLSYLTLDADVKEKLVEDKPALQSLIELAKTGDQSCLYGVVTTLVNLCNAYDKQEVLPEMLELAKFAKHHVPEQHELDDQDFVNKRLTILAKAGVTSGLVALAKTESHNSRELISRVFNAICNLQELRGIVVQQGGAKVLIPMALEGTDKGKKQASQALARIGITINPEVAFPGQRNLEVIRPLVALLHPDCSALENFEALMALCNLAGMNETTRNRILKEGGLAKIEHYLYEDHAMLIRAATQCICNLLQSEEVLKTYEGNNDKTKYLYILCQEEDQDTVMAAAGALCILTSVSKVCCRKLLDVGPWLDTLKSLLANPIPEIQYRGTYIVLNIINGDRDIAARIFETEVMEILMALTKIENPEQTRIKEYAQKCLDAAEKLGVIRKPDENFGKKPPVEEIDEEEPEDEQKN; encoded by the coding sequence ATGGGTGTACACAGCGAAGAAGCTGAAACTTACAAGAATAAGGGCAACGAGTCCTACAAAACCGAAAACTACGAAGAGGCTATCGGATACTACAGCAAGGCGGTTGATTTATCCGAGAAAGACAGCCGGGACCACGCGACTTACCTTAAAAATCGTGCGGCCGCTTATCTCAAGACGAAGGAGTATGATAAGGTAGTGAAGGACTGCGATGAGGCTCTGCGCATCGTGCCAGAAGATCCGAAGGCTTTGTTTCGACGGGCGCAGGCGCTAGAAAGTTTAGAGAAGTTTGAGGAGGCATACAGAGATGCGAAAGCGGTGTTTACGGTGGAGCCGACGAACAAGGCGATTCAGCCCGTCCTGGCGCGGCTGCACGCCACAGTGCAGGAGCGCGCGCGCCAGGCCGCGCAGACCGGCAACAAAGTTGAACAGATGTTCAAACTGGTGTTTGATATAGCAGAAGATAAAGAGAAACGTGAGAAAGCTATGGCTAATTTGGTTGTGCTGGCAAAAGAAAACTCAGGTGCTAACATTATGTTCAACAATGGAGTGGTTCAGAAAATACAACAGCTATTAAAGGTTGAGAAGAATCAAGACATCTATACAAATGCTATCCGTGTTATCAGTCAACTCTGCAAGGGCAATGTTGAGAGAACAAAAAACATTATCAAAATTGTGGGCATTCCATGGATCTTAGAGATAATTGACAGTAATGTTGAGGAGCGGGTGAGTGCAGCACAGTATTGTTTACAAGTGAttcttaacacattcaccgGCATGGACACTAAGAAGGACAGCAAGCCAGATACAAAATTGTGTGAAGAATATAAGAGTGAAATCGACACACTACTCAGCTGCTTGACATACTCCATCACTAACAGAGTCATTACTGGTGAAGCGAGAGATGCCATCATGGAGCTGATTATGAGAAACTGTCACTACACAGCAATTAACTGGGCTGAAAGATTTGTTGAAATTAAAGGCTTGGAGCGACTATTAGAAGTGTGCAGTGAACTTGAAGAGTACAAATATGAATCAGCCATGAACATCACTAATTCCTCAAGAACCATTGCCGCTGCCTGCTTAGCAAGGATATATGATAACATGTACTATGACCAAGCAAGAGAAAAGTTCAATAGCCATGTTGATGAGTTTGTCAGGGACAAACTGCTTGCACCTGACCTAGAGTCAAAAGTGAGAGTGACTGTAGCTATCACATCACTGCTCAGAGGGCCTCTTGATGTTGGCAATTACATTATTTCAAAGGAAGGCATCATGGAAATGATTTTGGTCATGGCCCAAACTGAGGATCCTCTTCAGCAAAAAGTGTCATGTGAATGTCTGATTGCTGCTGCTTCCAAGAAAGATAAAGCTAGAGCCATCATTGACAAAGGAGTAGACATACTTAAGAAACTATACCAGAGCAAGGATGATTCTGTCCGCGTCAGAGCCTTGGTGGGACTCTGCAAAATTGGCAGTTTTGGTGGAGATGATGCTTCTATCCGGCCATTTGCTGAAGGTTCAACTAAGAAGTTAGCAGAGGCTTGCAGAAGATTCCTAGTCAATCCTGCAAAAGACAAGGACATGAGGAAATGGGCTGCAGAAGGCCTGTCTTATCTTACTCTTGATGCAGATGTGAAGGAAAAGTTAGTGGAAGACAAACCTGCCCTACAATCTCTGATTGAATTGGCCAAAACTGGAGACCAGTCATGCCTGTATGGTGTAGTCACTACCCTAGTCAACTTATGTAATGCTTATGACAAGCAGGAGGTCCTACCTGAAATGTTAGAGTTAGCAAAGTTTGCCAAACATCATGTGCCAGAGCAACATGAATTAGATGACCAAGACTTTGTAAACAAAAGATTAACAATCTTAGCCAAAGCTGGGGTAACATCTGGCTTAGTAGCCCTTGCCAAAACAGAAAGTCACAACTCTAGGGAACTGATATCAAGAGTATTTAATGCTATATGCAACCTGCAAGAATTGAGAGGTATTGTAGTCCAGCAGGGAGGAGCTAAAGTATTGATACCAATGGCTTTGGAAGGCACTGACAAAGGGAAGAAACAGGCTTCTCAGGCTTTAGCAAGAATTGGGATCACCATCAATCCAGAAGTAGCTTTCCCTGGACAGAGGAATCTGGAAGTTATCAGACCCTTGGTGGCTCTACTTCATCCAGACTGCAGTGCTTTAGAGAACTTTGAGGCTCTGATGGCCCTTTGCAACTTGGCAGGAATGAATGAAACCACCAGGAACAGGATATTGAAGGAGGGAGGCCTGGCTAAAATTGAACACTATTTGTATGAAGATCATGCAATGCTAATAAGGGCAGCCACACAGTGCATCTGTAATTTACTCCAGTCTGAAGAGGTCCTCAAAACCTATGAAGGGAATAATGATAAAACGAAATATCTCTACATCTTGTGTCAAGAGGAAGATCAAGACACAGTTATGGCTGCCGCTGGAGCATTGTGTATTCTAACTTCAGTGAGCAAGGTCTGCTGTAGGAAGCTTTTGGATGTAGGACCCTGGCTAGACACACTAAAGTCCTTACTGGCCAATCCTATTCCTGAGATTCAGTACAGAGGCACCTACATAGTTCTGAATATTATAAATGGGGACCGTGACATTGCTGCCAGGATTTTTGAAACGGAAGTCATGGAAATCTTGATGGCCTTGACTAAAATAGAGAATCCAGAACAAACTAGGATTAAGGAGTATGCTCAGAAGTGCTTGGATGCTGCAGAAAAGCTGGGCGTTATAAGGAAGCCTGACGAAAACTTTGGAAAAAAACCGCCTGTAGAGGAAATAGATGAGGAGGAGCCTGAGGatgaacaaaaaaattaa
- the LOC134674644 gene encoding T-complex protein 1 subunit zeta — MAAISLLNPKAEFARAAQALAVNISAAKGIQDVMKTNLGPKGTMKMLVSGAGDIKITKDGNVLLHEMQIQHPTASLIARASTAQDDATGDGTTSTVLLIGELLKQADIYISEGLHPRILTEGFDVARNKALEILETMKVPIEIKRENLLDVVRTSLKTKVHASLAEVLTDACVDAVLAIRTPGKPVDLHMVELMEMQHKTATETTLVRGLVLDHGARHPDMPKRVENAYILTCNVSLEYEKTEVNSGFFYKSAEDREKLVAAERDFIDQRVQKIIALKKKVCDGTDKTFVVINQKGVDPLSLDAFAKEGIVALRRAKRRNMERLALACGGQAMNSVDDLQEEHLGYAGLVYEHILGENKFTFVEECKNPQSVTILIKGPNKHTLSQIKDAIRDGLRAINNTIEDKAVIPGAAAFEIKANVELQKFKDTVKGKARLGIQAYAEALLIIPKTLAINSGYDAQDTIVKLQEESRLSPDPIGLDLSTGEAIKPMDLGIVDNYIVKKQILNSCSVIASNLLLVDEIMRAGMSSLKG; from the exons ATGGCTGCTATCAGTTTGTTAAATCCTAAAGCTGAATTTGCAAGGGCGGCTCAGGCTTTAGCCGTAAATATATCAGCTGCAAAAGGTATCCAAGATGTCATGAAAACTAACCTCGGCCCTAAGGGAACAATGAAAAT GTTGGTGTCAGGTGCCGGAGACATCAAGATCACAAAGGATGGTAATGTGCTGCTCCATGAGATGCAGATCCAGCACCCGACAGCGTCGCTGATTGCGCGCGCCTCGACCGCACAGGATGATGCTACGGGTGACGGCACCACATCTACGGTGCTGCTCATCGGGGAACTGTTGAAGCAAGCTGATATTTATATTAGTGAAG GTCTCCACCCTAGGATCCTAACAGAAGGTTTTGACGTTGCTCGTAATAAGGCTCTGGAAATTTTAGAAACCATGAAAGTCCCCATTGAGATCAAGCGTGAAAACTTGCTGGATGTTGTCCGCACATCCTTGAAGACCAAG GTACACGCCAGTCTCGCCGAGGTGTTGACGGACGCGTGCGTGGACGCGGTGCTGGCCATCCGCACACCCGGCAAGCCCGTCGACCTGCACATGGTCGAGCTCATGGAGATGCAGCACAAGACCGCCACCGAGACCACGCTCGTCAGAG GTCTGGTGTTGGACCACGGCGCGCGGCACCCGGACATGCCCAAGCGCGTGGAGAACGCGTACATCCTCACTTGCAACGTGTCGCTGGAGTACGAGAAGACGGAGGTCAACTCCGGCTTCTTCTACAAGTCGGCCGAGGACCGAGAGAAGCTGGTCGCCGCTGAGAGGGACTTCATCGACCAGAGGGTCCAGAAG ATTATCGCCCTAAAGAAGAAAGTATGCGACGGCACGGACAAGACGTTCGTCGTCATCAACCAGAAGGGCGTGGACCCGCTGTCGCTCGACGCCTTCGCCAAGGAGGGCATCGTGGCGCTCCGCCGCGCCAAGCGCCGCAACATGGAGCGCCTTGCGCTCGCCTGCGGCGGACAAGCCATGAACTCCGTCGACGACCTGCAGGAGGAACACCTCGGGTACGCCGGCCTCGTCTACGAGCATATCCTCGGAGAAAACAAGTTCACTTTCGTCGAGGAGTGCAAGAACCCGCAATCCGTCACTATTCTCATCAAGGGACCGAATAAGCACACGCTGTCTCAAATCAAGGACGCTATCCGCGATGGTCTTCGCGCTATCAACAACACTATTGAAGACAAGGCGGTGATCCCCGGCGCTGCCGCCTTTGAAATTAAAGCTAATGTTGAACTGCAGAAGTTCAAAGACACTGTTAAAGGAAAGGCTCGTCTCGGCATCCAGGCTTACGCGGAGGCCTTACTCATCATTCCCAAAACTCTGGCCATCAACTCCGGATATGACGCGCAAGATACCATCGTGAAACTGCAAGAGGAGTCGCGATTGAGTCCCGACCCGATTGGCTTAGACCTAAGCACCGGAGAGGCCATCAAGCCTATGGACCTTGGCATTGTGGACAACTACATTGTCAAGAAGCAAATCCTCAACTCCTGCTCGGTGATCGCCAGCAACCTCCTCCTCGTCGACGAGATCATGAGAGCTGGCATGAGCAGCCTCAAGGGATAA
- the LOC134674449 gene encoding MOG interacting and ectopic P-granules protein 1-like, producing the protein MSISTATDDRTEGDDDTSQGSHPKEDSSDSENENEDNENEPQEQNGVCPSPEVHEITSDDDDDCMVTNEENGENEDDESSNSSTDSNDSSSDSQDSNKAMEEKENETKIENGDDESDIEEVSIEDPLNQAQNKTKPIVISDTKSLVELAAKQNRPNDAEQKEPTVVIIDTNSILSGKGAAPAQTKPPSTSAMDAQNLCQSIAARGTTITPVSCKSSSMTNTPSTQNATPTPQPNILPSLTDDMFVVEAPSFIVPYVYEKPSIQPFREFVDKLGKELEEIKLKEEQEKAKKKEAEKERKEKERQERIERGEEVSEEESQESKSAEEEPPKEKKEKKQKRKREDDDDSWDGESSDSEMSDDDTIVIKNKDDPIAEVNDAMGLTAKGLSGKKDSYFDCTLGQFFINIGLNLVQEYVQTDLLKQQNRKLYKEKKSGRSTKATESAITSLTQNLEFSKKTNAPFALKQIRCEFCSFKTESMLVMSHHMEAPHMKNNIYKCNTCAFEIRSPHDILFHMEAEHNIRGRLERAPAYQQCANCHFEDNSKTKLARHLIACAKKFKPEFNLGPPLEWEPPAKIPKLRARNNVGSAYPTNVNRVQAGNSIMGRPPLVGGPGLAQMPTLGRPRGRPPLAGARGAPLPGAPLIRGGVMIMHNQPSTIATISNYPIGNNQVNNSTPKISITPLPRAPQPSSSAAPNSKATFVICEICDGYIKDLEQLRNHMQWIHKVKIHPKMIYNRPPLNCQKCQFRFFTDQGLERHLLGSHGLVTSSMQEAANKGKDAGRCPVCGRVYQWKLLSHVARDHNMALKPAHLSYKCTVCTATFGMYKQFENHVYSAHSVVAKRVMDKSKAPPPAANSDPLLKPLKISDEITIIPQPAKSSVTITAKGK; encoded by the exons ATGTCGATATCTACTGCTACAG ATGACCGTACAGAAGGTGATGATGATACTTCACAAGGAAGCCACCCAAAAGAAGACAGCAGTGATTCTGAGAATGAAAATGAAGATAATGAAAATGAACCCCAGGAGCAGAATGGAGTATGCCCCAGCCCAGAAGTTCATGAAATCaccagtgatgatgatgatgactgcaTGGTCACCAATGAAGAAAACGGGGAAAATGAAGATGATGAGTCATCCAATTCAAGTACGGACTCAAATGACAGCTCAAGTGATTCCCAGGATAGTAACAAAGCTATGGAAGAAAAAGAGAATGAAACAAAGATTGAAAATGGTGATGATGAATCTGATATAGAAGAAGTCTCCATTGAGGATCCTCTCAATCAGGCACAGAACAAAACCAAACCTATAGTGATCAGTGACACAAAAAGTCTGGTTGAACTGGCCGCTAAACAAAACAGACCAAATGATGCGGAACAAAAAGAGCCAACGGTTGTTATTATTGATACTAATTCCATCTTGTCTGGAAAAGGTGCAGCGCCTGCTCAAACAAAGCCTCCCTCCACCTCGGCCATGGACGCCCAGAACTTGTGCCAAAGCATTGCGGCTCGAGGAACTACAATCACCCCAGTTAGCTGCAAAAGCAGTAGTATGACAAATACCCCATCCACTCAAAATGCTACTCCCACACCACAGCCCAACATACTGCCTTCCCTAACAGATGACATGTTTGTAGTGGAGGCCCCTTCATTCATTGTACCATATGTATATGAAAAACCATCAATTCAACCATTTAGAGAATTTGTAGACAAGCTTGGTAAAGAGCTAGAAGAGATCAAACTCAAAGAGGAACAGGAAAAAGCAAAGAAAAAAGAAGCAGAAAAGGAAAGAAAAGAGAAGGAGAGGCAAGAAAGAATAGAGCGGGGTGAAGAAGTTTCCGAAGAGGAAAGTCAGGAATCCAAGAGTGCAGAAGAAGAACCTCCAAAggaaaagaaagaaaagaaacagAAACGAAAACGtgaagatgatgatgactcaTGGGATGGTGAGTCATCTGATTCAGAAATGAGTGATGATGACACCATAGTCATTAAAAATAAAGATGATCCCATAGCCGAAGTTAATGATGCAATGGGATTAACAGCAAAAGGACTCTCTGGTAAAAAAGACAGCTACTTTGATTGCACTCTAGGTCAGTTCTTCATCAACATTGGACTTAACCTAGTCCAAGAGTATGTACAAACTGACCTCTTGAAGCAACAGAATCGTAAACTTTACAAAGAGAAAAAATCCGGACGAAGTACAAAAGCTACAGAATCTGCTATCACCTCACTCACTCAAAATCTAGAATTTAGTAAGAAAACTAATGCTCCCTTTGCACTTAAACAGATTAGATGTGAATTTTGTAGTTTTAAGACAGAATCTATGCTTGTTATGTCACACCACATGGAAGCACCTCACATGAAGAACAatatttacaagtgcaacactTGCGCGTTTGAGATTCGCAGTCCTCACGACATTTTGTTCCATATGGAGGCCGAGCATAATATACGTGGGCGGCTGGAACGCGCACCCGCCTACCAACAGTGCGCCAACTGCCACTTCGAGGACAACAGCAAGACCAAGCTCGCGCGGCATCTCATTGCCTGCGCCAAGAAATTCAAGCCAGAGTTCAACCTCGGACCCCCATTAGAATGGGAGCCTCCTGCGAAAATACCCAAGCTGCGAGCGCGGAACAACGTAGGGTCCGCTTACCCGACGAACGTGAATAGAGTGCAGGCCGGGAACAGCATCATGGGCAGACCGCCGCTAGTGGGTGGTCCAGGGCTAGCACAAATGCCAACTCTGGGCCGACCACGCGGCCGCCCGCCGCTGGCAGGCGCGCGCGGCGCCCCGCTGCCCGGCGCCCCCCTCATTCGCGGCGGCGTCATGATCATGCACAACCAACCCTCCACCATCGCCACCATCTCCAACTATCCCATCGGAAACAACCAGGTCAACAACTCCACCCCCAAGATATCCATCACCCCACTCCCTCGCGCGCCGCAGCCCTCGTCCTCGGCCGCCCCTAACTCGAAGGCCACTTTCGTAATCTGTGAGATTTGCGATGGCTACATCAAAGACTTGGAGCAGCTAAGGAACCACATGCAATGGATCCACAAAGTGAAAATCCATCCTAAGATGATTTATAACCGACCACCTCTGAACTGCCAGAAGTGTCAATTCAGGTTCTTCACGGATCAAGGTCTGGAGCGGCACTTGCTGGGCTCGCACGGGCTGGTGACCAGCTCGATGCAGGAGGCCGCCAACAAGGGCAAGGACGCGGGCCGCTGTCCCGTCTGCGGGCGCGTGTACCAGTGGAAACTGCTCAGCCATGTGGCCCGCGACCACAACATGGCGCTCAAACCTGCCCACCTATCTTACAAGTGCACGGTCTGCACTGCTACATTCGGGATGTACAAGCAGTTTGAAAACCACGTGTATTCGGCTCACAGTGTGGTCGCCAAGCGCGTCATGGACAAGAGCAAAGCGCCCCCGCCGGCAGCCAACTCTGACCCCCTCCTGAAGCCACTGAAGATCAGTGACGAGATAACGATCATCCCGCAGCCAGCCAAGTCGAGCGTCACCATCACCGCCAAGGGGAAATAG